The Metallibacterium scheffleri region CACCACCGATGGTGACAGTTGACCAGCGCATTCCGGATCCCGCTTCCCCATCTGCGTAACTCACGCCACCAACTCCCGATTCAGTTCCTCAATCACTTTGGGTAGCTGGGTGCCGAACAGTTGATGCACGCGCGCCAGGCCCCCGCGCTGGTTGAAGGGTGCGGCGTCGAAGTCTTCGAGGCGGATGTCGAGGCTGGCGGCGATGTGCTCGGCGATCCGCTCCAGCCACCACTGCTGCTCGTCCCCAAACGATTTCCCATGGGCCTGCTGCTGGCCCAGCCAAGCCTTGAAATTGGCGGCGACGCGCTCGGGGTACGGCACCAGCTCGTTGTCCTGATGCATGGCATAGCGCACCAGGCTGACCAGATCGGTGAGGATACGCTGGCGGCTGGCCCCTTGGACTTTGCTCTGGTCCAGCGCGGCATAGGCCTGCCAGAGCGCGCTCTCGTCCAGCAGATACGGCGGCGCCTGCAGGCTGTCGGCCAGTTGCTTGATGGCCTCGAAGGTCAGTGGGGCGCGGGTGGGCCGGTTGTAGAGAATCTGCAGCGCGGTGATCTCGTCACGGTGCTGGGCGATGAACGACTCGAAGGTCTCGACCATGCTGCGCGCGCGATCGCTAGCGGCGGCGCTGAAGCCGGCCTCGATCAGGTGATCGGCCGTCACGGTGTCCACCACCATGTCGGCCTGCTGGCGCAGCCGCAACAGCAGCTCGCGCAGCGCGGGATCGGACAGCGGCTTGGCGGCTTCGGTGAGCGCGGCGCGCAGTTCGCCGCCCTCGCCCGCGAGCTGTGGCGCCGTGGCAGATGCGGGTGCGCTGAAGTCGCCGTGCAGCGCATCGACCAGCCGTCGCGACAAATCCTTGAGGCCGTAGCCGCCGCTGGCGGCGACCACCCTGGCCTTGTCGGCATCGTCGATGTCGCGATCCAGCCGTGCGAGGCGCGCGGCCACCGACGAGATCACTTCCGGCTCGACGTTGCCCAGCGCGACCGCCTGCAGCAGCTTGTCCAGCGGCACGGACTTCTTCTGGTCCATCGGCCGGCTGTCGGTCTTGTCGCGCTCGCACACGCCGACCGCGTCGACGATGACAAAGTGGTCCTTGCTGCGCGCGTCCGGCGTCACCGCCTGCAGGTCGGCCGGATTGATCACGCGCACGCCGCGACCCTTCATCTGCTCGAAGAACGAGCGCGACTTGACCGAGCGCATGAACATCACGATCTCGACCGGCTTGATGTCGGTACCGGTAGCGATCATGTCCACGGTGACCGCAATGCGCGGGTGGTAACTGGTGCGGAAGGCACGGATCAGGGACTCAGGCGTGGCGCCCGTCGTGCGGTAGGTGATCTTCTGCGCGAACTCGTTGCCCTTGCCGAATTCCTCGCGCAGGATCTGCACGATGGCCTCGGCGTGGTTGTCGTCCTTGGCGAACACCAGGGTCTTGGGCACCTCGGTACGGCCGGGGAAGATCTCGCCGAACAGGCGATCGCGGAAGGTGCGCACCACGGTGCGGATCTGGTCCGGGGTCTGCACGGCGCGGTCGAGCTCGGCAGGGTCGTAGGCGAAGTCCTCGTCGAGCTGCCAGTCGCTGCGCCGGCGCGTCTGGCGATCGAGCAACTGCACGTAATAGCCGGCCTCGACGGTGCTGCCCTGCTCGCTCACGTTGGTGCGGATGCGGTAGACGTCGTAGTTGACGTTGACGCCATCGGCCACGGCCTGCGAGTGGCCGTATTCCATCACCAGGTTCTGGTTGAAGAAGCCGAAGGTCTGCTTGCTGGGCGTGGCGGTCAGGCCGATCAGGTAGGCATCGAAGTATTCCAGCACCTGCCGCCACAGGTGGTAGATCGAGCGGTGCGCCTCGTCGGTGATGACGATGTCGAAAGTCTCGATCGGGAACGCCGGGTTGTATTCCAGCGGCGGCGTGTCCTTGAACAGCCCTTCGGCGTCCTCGGTGCTGTGCTCCTCGTCCTCGTCGGGGAGTTCGCGGCCCTTGAGCATCGAGTACATGCGCTGGATGGTGCAGATGACCACGCGCGCGGACGTGTCGAGCTGGCTGGAGGTGAGGTGCTGGACGATGTACTCCTCGCCGAACTTGTAGTTGTTGTAGGGCGAGACGTACTGGTCGAACTCCTTCTTGGTCTGCCGGCCCAGATTGCCGCGATCGACCAGGAACAGCACCCGGCGCGCGCCGGCGAACTTGATCAGGCGGTAGCTGAGCACGATCGCCAGCAGGGTCTTGCCGGAGCCGGTGGCCATCTGCACCAGCGCGCGCGGGCGGTTTTCGCGCAGCGACTGCTCCAGCTTCGCGATCGCCTGCGGCTTGGGCGGCCACAGGTCGTCGATCAGCGACGGCAACTGCTGCATGCGCGCGAGGAAGGTTCCAGCCGCGGTGTTGGCGGGCGCATCGGCGATCACGTCAGCGCGAACGGCGGGCGTTGCGCCTTGCGCTGGCGCCGCGATCAGCCACGCCGCCAGCGTCTCGGGCCGATGGAAGGCGAACACGGAACGCGCGCGCGGCTCGGGATCGAGGCCGTTGGTGTAGTGGGTTTCGACGCCGGTCGATTCATAGAGAAACGGCAGCGGCCGGCGCCAGGCGGGCAGGCTGGCAGGCAGACCTTGTGCATAACGACCGGACTGCGTTTCGACGCCGGTGAGCGTCGCGCCCTGCTTCTTGGCCTCGATCACGCCGCAGGCGCGGCCATCGACATACAGCAGGTAGTCGGCGGTGCCGTGGCCTTCGACCAGCGGAAACTCGCGAATCGCGACGCCGCGCGCGGCGTGCAGATTGACCTCGGCGAGGTTCTGCACCGCCCAGCCGGCGGCGCCGAGCAGGGTGTCGATGGTCTGCCGCGCGGCTTGTTCCGGGGTGAGGGCACCTCGTGGCGGCGTCATGATCGCTCCCAGACAGGCGCGTCCAGCCGAGCCCACTTGGTGCACGCGGTCGACTGGACAGCGATGGTGCGCAACAGCCCGCTCCCTTGGAATCAGCGCGCGCCATTATGCAGCAGAGAGTCGAACTTGCAGCGTGGTGGGCCCACCAGGACTCGAACCTGGAACCAAAGGATTATGAGTCCTCTGCTCTAACCATTGAGCTATAGGCCCGATGCTGTGCTGCACAGTGTAGCGGGGCAAAAATCGCCGGACTCTCACCCGCCCTCGCCTTTCGACTCGGGCGCTCGCCGGCGCGCAGCCGTGCTGCGCGAAATCCCGCCTCGCCCTCTGCTCTAACCATTGAGCTATAGGCCCGATGCTGTGCTGCACAGTGTAGCGGGGCAAAAATCGCCGGACTCTCACCCGCCCTCGCCTTTCGACTCGGGCGCTCGCCGGCGCGCAGCCGTGCTGCGCGAAATCCCGCCTCGCCCTCTGCTCTAACCATTGAGCTATAGGCCCGATGCTGTGCTGCACAGTGTAGCGGGGCAAAAATCGCCGGACTCTCACCCGCCCTCGCCTTTCGACTCGGGCGCTCGCCGGCGCGCAGCCGTGCTGCGCGAAATCCCGCCTCGCCCTCTGCTCTAACCATTGAGCTATAGGCCCGATGCTGTGCTGCACAGTGTAGCGGGGCAAAAAT contains the following coding sequences:
- a CDS encoding type I restriction-modification enzyme R subunit C-terminal domain-containing protein; the encoded protein is MTPPRGALTPEQAARQTIDTLLGAAGWAVQNLAEVNLHAARGVAIREFPLVEGHGTADYLLYVDGRACGVIEAKKQGATLTGVETQSGRYAQGLPASLPAWRRPLPFLYESTGVETHYTNGLDPEPRARSVFAFHRPETLAAWLIAAPAQGATPAVRADVIADAPANTAAGTFLARMQQLPSLIDDLWPPKPQAIAKLEQSLRENRPRALVQMATGSGKTLLAIVLSYRLIKFAGARRVLFLVDRGNLGRQTKKEFDQYVSPYNNYKFGEEYIVQHLTSSQLDTSARVVICTIQRMYSMLKGRELPDEDEEHSTEDAEGLFKDTPPLEYNPAFPIETFDIVITDEAHRSIYHLWRQVLEYFDAYLIGLTATPSKQTFGFFNQNLVMEYGHSQAVADGVNVNYDVYRIRTNVSEQGSTVEAGYYVQLLDRQTRRRSDWQLDEDFAYDPAELDRAVQTPDQIRTVVRTFRDRLFGEIFPGRTEVPKTLVFAKDDNHAEAIVQILREEFGKGNEFAQKITYRTTGATPESLIRAFRTSYHPRIAVTVDMIATGTDIKPVEIVMFMRSVKSRSFFEQMKGRGVRVINPADLQAVTPDARSKDHFVIVDAVGVCERDKTDSRPMDQKKSVPLDKLLQAVALGNVEPEVISSVAARLARLDRDIDDADKARVVAASGGYGLKDLSRRLVDALHGDFSAPASATAPQLAGEGGELRAALTEAAKPLSDPALRELLLRLRQQADMVVDTVTADHLIEAGFSAAASDRARSMVETFESFIAQHRDEITALQILYNRPTRAPLTFEAIKQLADSLQAPPYLLDESALWQAYAALDQSKVQGASRQRILTDLVSLVRYAMHQDNELVPYPERVAANFKAWLGQQQAHGKSFGDEQQWWLERIAEHIAASLDIRLEDFDAAPFNQRGGLARVHQLFGTQLPKVIEELNRELVA